A section of the Flavobacterium sp. CG_23.5 genome encodes:
- a CDS encoding DUF5689 domain-containing protein, whose translation MKTTFYHLIFAVILIAVTFSSCVKEEVPVPELKCTQPDFTINRSVAEVRTNANAIVTQYKYDDIIEAYVVSSDENGNFFKSISFQTLATATTPAIGFSVPVDASNTYIDYRLGNKVYLKLKDQYTDISFGGLRIGSIYVNSYNEGSVGRLSQNDYKNVLHASCTTIAETQLVKAITIADLTNDSNLNTLVELSDVQFTAAAAGRHYFEDTNNVGGATNWSLEDKFGNQVYFRTSSFSDFAGNLVPNGSGKVKGVLTKYGTDYQLLPRSAKDVVMTATRAAPFFSQDFQTVVDKTNLSLPGWVNIAQKGTIFWKGTFYSGNGCAEFNTTGAKVIANVAWLISPKIDMDTHTKEILTFRAAQHHLDVDSQLNSLEVYVSSDFDGLNVATATWIPVTVKLPKQATPWYQFVGSGGVDLSSYKGKINIAFKYTGSGKNLALDGAFQVDDVQVFGN comes from the coding sequence ATGAAAACGACTTTTTACCATCTAATTTTTGCTGTTATACTTATCGCCGTTACTTTTTCCAGTTGTGTAAAAGAGGAGGTTCCCGTCCCGGAATTAAAGTGTACGCAACCTGATTTTACCATAAACCGAAGCGTTGCAGAAGTTCGGACAAATGCCAATGCAATTGTAACGCAATACAAATACGATGATATTATTGAGGCTTATGTCGTTTCAAGTGACGAAAACGGTAATTTTTTCAAGTCGATTTCTTTCCAAACTTTGGCAACAGCCACAACGCCTGCAATAGGTTTTAGTGTTCCCGTTGATGCATCTAATACCTATATAGATTACAGATTAGGCAACAAAGTGTATCTAAAATTAAAAGATCAATACACGGATATTTCCTTTGGCGGACTGCGAATAGGCAGTATTTATGTGAATTCGTATAATGAGGGATCAGTGGGAAGGCTTTCGCAAAATGACTATAAAAACGTTCTTCATGCATCCTGCACGACCATAGCCGAAACGCAACTAGTAAAAGCCATCACGATTGCTGATTTAACCAATGATTCGAACTTAAATACGCTGGTTGAACTATCCGATGTTCAGTTTACGGCGGCTGCAGCCGGACGACATTATTTTGAAGATACGAATAATGTAGGTGGAGCGACCAATTGGAGTTTGGAGGACAAATTTGGAAATCAAGTGTATTTCAGAACCAGTAGTTTTAGTGATTTTGCAGGGAATTTAGTTCCAAACGGAAGCGGAAAAGTAAAAGGTGTTTTGACTAAATACGGAACCGATTACCAACTTTTACCACGTTCAGCAAAAGATGTGGTCATGACAGCAACAAGAGCAGCGCCATTTTTCTCCCAAGATTTTCAAACCGTGGTGGACAAAACAAATCTCAGCCTTCCCGGTTGGGTAAACATTGCTCAAAAAGGTACTATTTTCTGGAAAGGAACCTTCTATTCAGGCAACGGTTGTGCTGAATTCAACACCACAGGAGCAAAAGTAATTGCTAATGTGGCCTGGTTAATCTCCCCGAAAATTGACATGGATACCCACACCAAGGAAATATTGACTTTTAGAGCAGCACAGCATCATTTGGATGTTGATTCTCAACTAAATTCGCTTGAAGTCTATGTCTCTAGTGATTTTGACGGATTGAATGTGGCAACAGCAACTTGGATTCCTGTGACGGTTAAACTACCTAAACAAGCCACACCATGGTATCAGTTTGTGGGTTCTGGCGGAGTGGATTTATCTTCTTATAAAGGTAAAATAAACATCGCATTTAAATATACCGGTTCTGGAAAAAACCTGGCGTTAGATGGTGCTTTTCAAGTGGATGATGTGCAAGTGTTTGGGAACTAA
- a CDS encoding glycoside hydrolase family 97 protein has product MKHLIFTALFWLSLFSTAQAQQLKSPDAALVMGFSLQNDGTPTYTLKYKNKEVIKTSKLGLELKNDKKSLLNDFTIIDTKATSFDENWKPVWGEVAEIRNHYNELAVTLNQKGTDRQVVIRFRLFNDGLGFRYEFPSQKNLTYFVIKEERTQFAMTGDHTAYWIPGDYDTQEYDYTTSKLSEIRGLAEKAKTANVSQTSFSTTGVQTSLMLKTNDGIYINLHEAALINYSCMHLNLDDKNMVFESWLTPDAIGDKGNMQAPNHSPWRTIMVSDDARDILASKITLNLNDPCKIEDTSWIKPVKYIGVWWEMITGKSSWAYTDDFPTVQLGVSDFSKAKPNGKHGANNTNVKKYIDFAAANGFDGVLVEGWNEGWEDWFGHSKDYVFDFVTPYPDFDVKGIEAYAKSKGVKMIMHHETSGSVRNYERHMDKAYQFMKDNGYDAVKSGYVGSIIENGGNHYNQFMINHYQYAVEKAADYKIMVNAHEAVRPTGICRTYPNLIGNEAARGTEYQSFGGSKPNHVTLLPFTRLIGGPMDYTPGIFEMDLTKLNPDNHSHVNSTLANQLALYVTMYSPLQMAADLPENYNRFLDAFQFIKDVAIDWSESKYLEAEPGQYITAARKAKGTNNWFIGNVNGETPRTSNIKFDFLEKGKKYTATIYADAKDAHYKTNPQAYMIRKVTVTNKSKLSQLSAPGGGYAVSIIEIKK; this is encoded by the coding sequence ATGAAGCATTTAATTTTCACTGCCTTATTCTGGCTTTCATTATTTAGCACGGCCCAAGCACAACAACTAAAATCACCCGATGCAGCACTCGTAATGGGATTTTCGTTGCAAAATGACGGAACTCCTACTTATACGTTGAAATATAAGAACAAAGAGGTCATAAAAACCAGCAAATTAGGTTTGGAACTAAAAAACGACAAAAAATCGTTGCTAAATGACTTTACGATTATAGATACTAAAGCCACTTCGTTTGACGAAAACTGGAAACCTGTTTGGGGTGAAGTAGCCGAAATTCGCAATCATTACAACGAACTTGCCGTTACTTTAAATCAAAAAGGAACCGATAGACAAGTTGTTATTCGTTTTCGATTATTCAATGATGGTCTTGGATTTCGCTATGAATTCCCTTCGCAAAAAAACCTTACTTATTTTGTAATCAAAGAAGAAAGAACGCAATTTGCCATGACGGGCGACCACACCGCATATTGGATTCCTGGAGATTACGATACGCAAGAATACGATTACACGACTTCAAAATTATCTGAAATCAGAGGGTTAGCTGAAAAAGCAAAAACTGCGAATGTATCGCAAACTTCTTTTTCTACAACAGGAGTTCAAACTTCATTGATGCTGAAAACGAATGATGGAATTTATATCAATTTACACGAAGCTGCATTAATTAATTATTCTTGTATGCATTTGAATCTTGATGATAAAAACATGGTTTTCGAATCATGGCTTACACCTGATGCAATAGGAGACAAAGGAAATATGCAGGCTCCAAATCACTCGCCTTGGCGCACGATTATGGTAAGTGATGATGCCAGAGATATTTTGGCTTCAAAAATCACTTTAAACTTAAACGACCCTTGTAAAATAGAGGATACTTCTTGGATCAAGCCCGTAAAATATATTGGGGTTTGGTGGGAAATGATTACTGGTAAAAGCTCTTGGGCGTACACAGATGATTTCCCAACGGTACAACTTGGCGTTAGCGATTTTTCAAAAGCAAAACCAAATGGCAAACACGGTGCAAATAATACCAACGTGAAGAAATACATTGACTTTGCTGCCGCAAATGGTTTTGATGGTGTTTTGGTTGAAGGTTGGAATGAAGGTTGGGAAGACTGGTTTGGTCATTCTAAAGATTATGTTTTTGACTTCGTAACTCCTTACCCAGATTTTGATGTGAAAGGTATCGAAGCTTACGCAAAATCTAAAGGAGTAAAAATGATTATGCACCACGAAACTTCGGGATCTGTTCGTAACTATGAGAGACACATGGATAAAGCGTACCAATTTATGAAAGACAATGGATATGACGCTGTAAAAAGCGGATATGTTGGTTCTATCATTGAAAACGGGGGAAATCATTATAACCAATTCATGATTAACCACTATCAATATGCAGTTGAAAAAGCAGCCGATTATAAAATTATGGTTAATGCGCATGAAGCAGTTCGTCCTACGGGAATTTGCAGAACGTATCCAAATTTAATTGGTAACGAAGCAGCCAGAGGAACAGAATATCAATCTTTTGGAGGTTCAAAACCAAACCACGTAACGTTATTGCCATTTACACGATTAATCGGTGGACCGATGGATTACACTCCAGGGATATTTGAAATGGATTTAACAAAATTGAACCCTGACAATCATTCGCATGTGAACAGTACCCTTGCCAATCAACTGGCTTTATACGTAACAATGTACAGCCCGCTGCAAATGGCAGCAGATTTACCGGAAAATTACAACCGCTTTTTGGATGCTTTTCAGTTTATTAAAGACGTTGCTATAGATTGGTCTGAAAGTAAATATCTTGAAGCAGAACCTGGTCAGTACATTACTGCCGCCCGTAAAGCAAAAGGAACCAACAACTGGTTTATAGGAAATGTAAATGGTGAAACCCCAAGGACTTCAAACATTAAATTTGATTTCTTAGAAAAAGGAAAAAAATACACGGCTACGATTTATGCAGATGCGAAGGATGCCCATTATAAAACAAATCCACAGGCATACATGATTAGAAAAGTAACAGTGACTAACAAGTCTAAATTGTCACAACTCTCAGCGCCAGGTGGAGGTTATGCTGTTAGCATTATAGAAATCAAAAAGTAA
- a CDS encoding FKBP-type peptidyl-prolyl cis-trans isomerase: MKSILLSLVSLLFVSCLSDTEKPTAAVDYTAQNEKEITDYIAKNKLTATRTDSGLYYVINEAGTGVKPTASSNVTVAYKGYFTNGNVFDKSGDAGISFGLQQVIKGWTEGIPYFKEGGNGILLIPSALGYGSNGSGPIPGGSVILFDVKLIKVN; encoded by the coding sequence ATGAAATCTATTTTATTATCACTTGTTTCTTTATTGTTCGTTTCTTGCTTATCGGATACAGAAAAACCAACAGCGGCTGTTGATTATACAGCTCAAAATGAAAAAGAAATTACAGATTACATTGCCAAAAATAAATTAACCGCTACAAGAACCGATTCAGGTTTATATTATGTGATTAATGAAGCAGGAACGGGTGTTAAACCAACAGCTTCTTCTAATGTTACAGTGGCTTACAAAGGATATTTTACGAATGGAAATGTATTTGACAAAAGCGGTGACGCTGGTATATCGTTTGGTTTGCAACAAGTAATCAAAGGATGGACAGAAGGAATTCCTTATTTTAAAGAAGGCGGTAACGGTATTTTATTAATCCCGTCTGCTTTGGGTTATGGTAGTAATGGCAGCGGACCAATTCCGGGTGGTTCTGTTATTCTTTTTGATGTTAAATTGATCAAAGTAAATTAG
- a CDS encoding DUF6377 domain-containing protein has product MHRFLPFLFVLFFPILMLAQDNSESLLNQLDQTIENHQVYSDQKENKINSFKKLLKSNSNDLQKLEIYGKLFDEYRLYKSDSALVFARKSLQIALKLKGQKKSSLAALNLASIMGTLGMYKEAIDILSKNTFADSPELKGSYYSVNRIIYGYMNDYATSSYEKNKYALLTKKYRDSALQYFPKQSWEYNITQSEILIDTGHYDQSLQLLQTIFPTIPLTDPNRAVFAYIISHVYHQKKDRESEKKWLTISAISDLQLAKKENISLRNLAFLLYEEGEIDRAYKYIQRSLEDALFCNARLRTYEISKMMPIISEAYQHQNQTNQRQLILFLISVSVLTVILLVVMILLFKQMKKLKIAQKDLNLANEQLSELNVALQAFNLKLNETNNTLTEANLLKEIFIGRYMDQCSDYIGKLEGYQSKLNVMATAGKMNNLVNAIKSKQFIEDELKEFYTNFDKTFLQLFPNFISQFEDLLIDTELTQLKDGELLNTELRIVALIRLGIKDSNKIAVFLRYSISTIYNYRSLLKNKAKGPREEFEAKVMSIGTNTP; this is encoded by the coding sequence ATGCATCGATTTTTGCCTTTCCTTTTTGTGTTATTTTTTCCAATATTAATGTTAGCTCAGGATAATTCTGAGTCTTTATTGAATCAGTTGGACCAAACAATCGAGAATCACCAAGTGTATTCGGACCAAAAAGAGAATAAAATAAATTCATTCAAAAAACTTTTGAAATCTAATTCGAATGACCTTCAAAAACTTGAAATTTACGGCAAACTCTTCGACGAATATCGATTATATAAATCGGATTCTGCATTAGTTTTTGCACGAAAGAGTTTGCAGATAGCCCTTAAACTAAAAGGTCAAAAAAAAAGCAGTCTTGCAGCACTCAATCTAGCCTCGATAATGGGTACTTTGGGAATGTATAAAGAAGCAATTGATATTCTTTCAAAAAACACGTTTGCTGATTCTCCCGAATTAAAAGGTTCTTATTATAGCGTAAATCGAATTATTTATGGATACATGAATGATTATGCCACGTCTAGTTATGAGAAAAATAAATATGCTTTATTAACAAAAAAATATAGGGATTCCGCGTTACAGTATTTTCCCAAACAATCTTGGGAATATAATATTACCCAATCGGAAATATTAATTGATACGGGTCATTACGACCAATCCTTACAATTATTGCAAACTATTTTCCCGACTATTCCTCTCACGGATCCAAATCGTGCGGTCTTTGCTTATATAATTTCTCATGTGTATCATCAAAAGAAAGACAGAGAATCCGAAAAAAAATGGCTTACTATTTCTGCTATTTCCGATTTGCAACTGGCTAAGAAAGAAAATATTTCCCTACGGAATTTGGCTTTTTTATTATACGAAGAAGGGGAAATTGATCGAGCCTACAAATACATACAGCGTTCTCTTGAAGATGCACTTTTTTGCAACGCACGTTTAAGAACCTACGAAATATCCAAAATGATGCCTATCATCAGCGAAGCGTATCAACATCAAAATCAAACCAATCAAAGACAACTTATACTGTTTTTGATTAGTGTGAGTGTATTAACCGTTATCTTATTAGTGGTTATGATACTGCTTTTTAAGCAAATGAAAAAATTAAAAATAGCACAAAAGGATCTAAATCTGGCAAATGAACAATTGTCGGAACTAAATGTTGCCCTGCAAGCTTTTAATTTAAAACTAAATGAAACTAACAATACACTAACCGAAGCTAATCTTTTAAAAGAAATATTTATTGGTCGATACATGGATCAGTGTTCGGATTATATTGGTAAACTGGAAGGCTATCAAAGTAAATTAAATGTAATGGCGACCGCCGGTAAAATGAATAATTTGGTAAACGCGATAAAATCGAAACAGTTTATTGAAGACGAATTAAAAGAGTTTTACACCAATTTTGACAAAACCTTTTTACAACTCTTTCCCAATTTTATTAGTCAATTTGAAGATTTGCTAATCGATACTGAATTAACCCAATTGAAAGACGGAGAACTTCTAAATACGGAATTAAGAATTGTTGCATTGATCCGTTTGGGCATAAAGGATAGCAATAAAATAGCTGTATTTTTAAGATATTCCATATCTACAATTTATAATTATCGTTCGTTATTAAAAAATAAAGCGAAAGGACCAAGGGAGGAATTTGAAGCAAAAGTGATGTCAATAGGGACCAACACGCCATAA